In Sphingomonas sp. JUb134, the sequence GCAGCCGCTTTTCCGACTCGCCATAGGCCGAGCCCATGATCTCGGGCCCGTTGATCAGGAAGAAGTCGGCATCGCTCTCGTTGGCGACCGCGCGCGCCAGGCGCGTCTTGCCGGTGCCGGGCGGCCCATGGAGCAACACGCCCTTGGGCGGATCGACGCCCAGGCGCTGGAACAGCTCCGGATAGCGCAGCGGCAGTTCGACCATTTCCCGCAGCTGGTCGATGGTGCCGGCCATGCCGCCGATGTCGTCATAGGTGACGTCGGCGCGGCGCACCTCGCGCGGCTCCTCATATTCGGGCCGCAGCTCGATTTCGGTGTTCTCGTCGATGTGCACGACGCCCTTGGGAGTCGAGGACACAACGGCGAGGCGGATTTCCTGCAGCGCATAGGCGGGGGCGTTGACGAAGCGCTGGATGGCAGGGTCCGTCACGCGCTGGTGTCCGGCGGTCGCCACCACGTCGCCCTGGCAGATGGGCCTTCCGAAAAAGGTGCGCTTCAGCGCATTGCTGGACCCCTGAAGGCGCAGGTTCTGCTGGGCGGGCGCGAACACCACCCGCGTGGCCGGCTTCGATTCGACACGCCGCACCTCGACGAAGTCGCCCGCGCCCACGCCGGCGTTCGCCCGCTGCAGGCCGTCCAGCCGGACCAGATCGAGGCCCTCGTCCTCGCCATAGGGGCCGACCGCGCGGGCGGGTGTCGTCCGCTTGCCGACGATCTCGACCACGTCTCCCTCGGCAAGGCCGAGCGAGGTCATCAGGGCACGGGGAAGGTGCGCAATGCCGCGACCGCTGTCCTCAGGCCGCGAATTCGCCACCTGTATCCGGCGCGCTTGCGAGTCGTCGTCGGCCATCGGCATCCTTTCACCTTCTCGAAACGAGTGCGGGAGATAGGATCGAGGGTTCGCCGGGCAAGGCGCAAAAAAAAGGCCGATCGCAAGGACCGGCCGTGAAAGGTTTAGGAGAGGATGCCTGAAAGGCCTGTTCCGTATGCGGTGCAGAGCTTTTTTGTGCAAATGCGAAAGAAAATATCGCGGTTGCAGAATCTGCAATCGAAGAGCTAATTCCCTTCGTGCGCGGCGGTGGTAGCGCCATCGCGCGGTACGGTTATGATGCGGTGCAACAACAAGGCAGGAGCAGATGCGGCGGCTTCCTCCTCTCACGGCGATCGAAGCATTCGTGCACGTCGCCCGACTTGGATCGATCAAGGCAGCGGCCGAGGAGCTTGCCTTGTCGAGTCCCGCGCTCAGCCGGCGGGTTCAGGCGCTTGAGCGCTTCATCGGCAAGCCGCTGTTCGAGCGGCGGCACCAGGCACTCCGCCTCAACCACGACGGCGAGCGGTTGCTGGGAATGATCTCGCATGCGCTCGATACGCTCTCGGACGCCGTGGAGCGGATGTCGGCGGGGTCGGACCTGCTGCGCCTTCGACTGGGCGTCCTGCCGCTGTTCGCGACTCAGAAGCTGATGCCGCGCCTTGGTGATCTCAAGCGGCGCCATCCGGAGCTCCATCTCGACGTCGATACGGCGGGGCACAGCCTTGCTCGGCTCGGTGACGGCATCGACGTCGGCATCGTGCTTGGCCACACCATCGACCCGGCGCTCTACTCGCGGCGCCTGGACCGGAACCGCGTCTATGCGATCGCGTCGCGCGCTCTGGTGGAGGAAATGCCGCTGACCGATCCCAAGCAGCTGTCCAAGCTCACCGCGCTGATCCATCGCGACATGCCGGACACCTTCACCGACTGGCGGCAAGCGGCCGGACTTCCCTATCTGGAGCCGGCGGCGACGGACTTCTTCGATTCCGGTGCGTTGATGCTGGAGGCGGCGGCGCAGGGGCTGGGCGTCGCCTTCATGCTCGAATCGCATTTCGAGGAGGCACGCGATGCGCGGCTCGTCCGGCTATTCGATATGTCGGTGGAGAGCACCTACAGCCACTGGTTCGTGTGCCGCCCCCGCATGATGCAGCAGGAGCCGGCGCGGCTGTTCCACGACTGGCTGATCGAAGCGCTGGGCGCGCAGAATATCTAGCGAGAGCTCGCGGCCGTGCCCCTGACGTGGGCAGGGGCCACCGGACGGCTTCCCGACTTCGCGGGGACAATACCCACGACCTGGAGGCCAAGAAAAAGCCGGCCGCCCCCCGGGCGACCGGCCTTCTGGATCAGGCCTCGCTGCGGGCCTTGAGGATCTTGCCGGGCTGGCGCGGCGGCTCGCCCTTGGGCAGCGCGTCGACGGCATCCATGCCTTCGATCACTTCACCCCAGACGGTGTACTGGCCGTCCAGGAAGCGGGCGTCGTCGAAGCAGATGAAGAACTGGCTATTGGCCGAGTTCGGATCCATCGTGCGCGCCATCGAGCAGGTGCCGCGGACGTGCGGCTCGCGGCTGAACTCGGCCGGCAGGTTCGGCTCCTTGGAGCCGCTGGTGCCGGTGCCGGTCGGATCGCCGCCCTGCGCCATGAAGCCCGCGATCACGCGATGGAACACGACGTTGTCGTAGAAGCCGCTGTCGGCGAGCTTGGTGATGCGCTCGACGTGCTTGGGGGCCAGGTCCGGACGCAGCCGGATACGCACTTCGCCCGTGTCGAGCGTCATCACGAGCGTGCTGGGAAGATCGGACATAAACGCTCCGGAAATCAGGAAAAATAGGGAATGCCGTCCGTAGAGCCGCGGCCTGGAGGTTGCAACCGCGGCCACCGCCGCTAGAGCGGGCGCGCAACGCCAGCGAGGGGAGCCGAGCCATGAGCGAGACCGAGCTTCCCGCCCACGACATCGCCGAAAGTGAACTCGACGCCGACGACCGGCTGAAGCCCGAGTTCGTCTCCGCGGTGCTCGATGCGGTCGAAGCGGACGATGTCGAAACGGTGCGCGCGTTGGTCGAGCCGCTGCACCCGGCCGACCTGGCCGACCTGTTCGAGCTGGTGCCGGGCGAACAACGCCCGGCGCTCGCCTCCGCCGTGGCCGATCGCCTGGACGGCGACGTGCTGGCCGAGATGAACGACTGGGTCCGCGATGCGCTGATCGAGTCGCTCGAACCGCACCAGGTCGCGGATCTCGCCGCCGAACTCGATACCGACGACGCGGTCGCGATCATCGAGGACCTGGACGAGACGGACCAGCGCGCGGTGCTGCGCGCGCTCGACCCGGACGATCGCGCGGCAATCGAGGAGGCGCTGAGCTACCCCGAGGAATCGGCCGGCCGCCTAATGCAGCGCGAGCTGATCGCGGTGCCCGAGCATTGGAGCGTCGGCGACGTGCTCGACTTCCTGCGTGGCAGCGAGTCGCTGGCCACCGATTTCTGGGAGATTTTCGTCGTCGATCCGGCGCATCGCCCGGTCGGTACCTGCCAGCTGTCCTGGAT encodes:
- a CDS encoding LysR substrate-binding domain-containing protein, with product MRRLPPLTAIEAFVHVARLGSIKAAAEELALSSPALSRRVQALERFIGKPLFERRHQALRLNHDGERLLGMISHALDTLSDAVERMSAGSDLLRLRLGVLPLFATQKLMPRLGDLKRRHPELHLDVDTAGHSLARLGDGIDVGIVLGHTIDPALYSRRLDRNRVYAIASRALVEEMPLTDPKQLSKLTALIHRDMPDTFTDWRQAAGLPYLEPAATDFFDSGALMLEAAAQGLGVAFMLESHFEEARDARLVRLFDMSVESTYSHWFVCRPRMMQQEPARLFHDWLIEALGAQNI
- a CDS encoding peptidylprolyl isomerase; amino-acid sequence: MSDLPSTLVMTLDTGEVRIRLRPDLAPKHVERITKLADSGFYDNVVFHRVIAGFMAQGGDPTGTGTSGSKEPNLPAEFSREPHVRGTCSMARTMDPNSANSQFFICFDDARFLDGQYTVWGEVIEGMDAVDALPKGEPPRQPGKILKARSEA